Part of the Lolium rigidum isolate FL_2022 chromosome 6, APGP_CSIRO_Lrig_0.1, whole genome shotgun sequence genome, CGAGATTTCTCCTTGCAATTCTCCTTTAATTTTCCATGTTTTGCTCCAACACACGTTTCTCATTGATATCCCCATCCAATTCTTCACACACCCTAATAAATTGGTGTATTTCTTGTtcacctttttcttttcttcaaacAAATTCTTAACGAGctcaacattttgaattttcacaTGAATTTGAGAATTGTTGCATTTCTTACACGCCCCATAAAGAAGTTAGTGCATGTTGGCATGTTGACATTATGAAAAAGAATAAACAACTTATCACGCTGCTAAATCGAAACAATATCGCATACTACTTATATCGTGCTGGGAAGAGGCATAAAACTGGCAACATGTGTTCGTCCTTCGGAAGCAATTGCTTTATTCGGCAAACGGTCGTGCATGTGGCAACGCGGGGCACCGGGTCTGATTTAGGATCGACAATGCCAGTTTCAGTGCATAGTCCATCTCGGGGTACTACACGTCGACGAAAATAGCTAGAATTGTGAGCTATGCACACAATTATTAAAAATGCCCTAAATTGACAAGACTCGCTTGCTAAATTATGATCCTGCATTTTGTAATAAAAAATGTTTACCGAGGTTGAAATCCTTGGAAGAAAAGGATGAATCGAAATATGCTTTGCATAATACTCTTAGCAAAACAGTCCCTATTGTTCAGACACGACACGACACAACCCGGGACTCTTCTTCTCCAAACATCCATCcagcctcgtcgccggcgacctcacccgccgtcgccgccgaagaTGCCGGTGAGGGTGGTCGACACCGCCACCCCTTCGTCGCAGCCTTCTTCAGGTTCCGCCCCGCCCTTCGCCCTCGCCTCCCCTCTCTTTGTGACGCACTCCATCCCCGTTCTGTTCGTCATGCGATTCCCAGCTCTAGATCCGACCCGACCCGACGCAAGCCTGGTCTAGCACCCGTGTAGGATCGATCCAGCCCGTGATTTCTCTGGATTTGTCTTAGGTTGAACTGGAGAGCGTGAGTAATTTGGTATTGGTTTAGGATTTGCATCCTCCTGACTGCGTAAGCAGGCTGCTGTAATTCGGCCGCTCGTGCAGTGCAGGGCGTTATTGTGATTTGGAGGGTTCGGATTTCAGATGGCGCTGCTGAATTTTAGCTCGAGTGCCAGCCGAGAGTATTGGGCTGGAACTGATTGGTTTCAGCCTccattttttttttctgattCTGTGTTAACTGTTTAAGGAAGCCTCCTGGATAATCCGGTGCCGCAAATGTTTGATCATTCACGAGTGTGAATGTTTGTTCCAGTGTGAGAGGTCCTGAATGTATTCAGCATGTGAAAATCTGCTTTATTTGATAGTCAAGTTGCCGtctttggaaaaaagaacaagGAAACACAATCGAGATCTTGTTCTTGCAATAACAAGTTGGTCCACGCTTTTGCATCGGGTGTTTGAAATCAACATTGAATAATTAACGTTGCCATTGCATTTTGGTTCCTCCTACAGACAACATAAATGTTTTTTTTTGCTCTGCGGCCTTACCTGTCTTTAGTTTATGGGTCTTGTCTAGTTTGGTAGCTTGTCGCATAACACTGATATGAAATTCTCGTTGCAGGTCAAGATACAAATGCTGCGCAGCCTTCTGCTCCTAGCTGTTCACTCTTAACTGCTGGAAGAGTACGTTTCTGGTGCCATTATTTGAAACTTCGATTAAGATGGAACAACTGAAGCTTGAATTCTTATCAAAAGGCCTTTGTCCAAAACAGCAGTTATCATGCAATGTTGCTGATTTTTGTTGACCACCGTGTGCTCTAATAGAGCAGAAATGTGAAATATATATTGCCTGTGTTTCCAGGGCAATGGAAAACATTGCCCTTTGTTGTGTATGTTGTGAAGTAGTGGGAGAGTGCTGTTGATGCTCCAGTTTTCTTTTTTGCTATCCTCGAATATGAGCTGTGGTGTTCATGTTACTGTTGATTCGCCTAAATGTACTAGCACATTTCGTCCAGTGTTTCGCAGGAACTCAGAATGTTTCAAGTCTGCAGAAAGATGAAGCATGGAAAGTCAATGTGCGTATCCATGGCTGTGATCTCGAACAGGGGTATTTATGTGGAACGATGGAAGCTCTTAATGTCCCCTTAGCTGATACACCTGTAAGAAACCTGTTTCTTCTTCCACTTTAACTCCCTTACTTCATATGCTATCATCATTTCTTTGAAAAAACATTTATATAAAGATTAGTTTTTGTAAATCCACTATTCATTTGCGTATTGTTATCACTATCTAATTTTCATAGCCAACATGCATTTATTAGATGTACTAAATAAATTATGGGTCACCATAGAATTTCTTAAATGAACTAGAGAAAGAAATGTACTGCTGCAGAGGTGGACTTATTTCTCTTAGAAACGGAAAACGGGACCTGAGAGGCAGTGACCCCTGGCCCTTCCCCTAAGAAGCCAGATATTGCACCTAGAACTGAGCATCCTCCGAGGCAGACCGGATTTTTGAGGTTTTCTATACAAAATTGCAATTCATGAGAAGAAATATAAAAGCCATGAAATGACATATTGTTTTTAGAAAGGAGAAAGTGGTATTATTCAGGTAATTGTCAGAAGGTTTTGGGTTTATAGGTGATCCATTATTTTTTCTCAAAACGTTGTAGTTTATGTATTATCCCTTTCTGTTACTTTATTTCATCCACTTTAACTTTGCTTATTGGTTCTCTCTATCCATAGGTGGTGACATTTTGGGAGGGGGAGATAGTTGATGCTAAAAACTATACATTTTTCACTGGCAAGTGGGAAGCATCGTGAGTATTTGATTCTATGCTAATGCCATCATTTACCTTTCTTCATACATATATGTCCTGGTTCAGGATAACATTCCAAACTTACTCCTGGAAACATAATTCTTGCTTCTGTTTTGCAGAGCAGAGGATGATGTAAGGCACTGGTCCAAGTTCGAATCATTTACCCCTCTTCTGGTAACCAGTTACCTTAATTGGTATAATCAGTCAACATGAATTCGAGAGAATACATTTCTCATATATGTTTCTCTTGCAGAGTCAGATTGAGACAGATGGTGGCAAATCTATGGACCTTAGCAACTATCCTCATATATTTATGGTACTGCACAAACCTGATATGTTCTTATGCCTAAGTGTCACATCTTAAAATTCTTATCTGATATTAGCTTCCAATTTTCTAATGTAACCTGTAGAGATGGAAAGAGCAGTACTTTGTGAATGTTGGAGTGGACTGTGGGTTGACCATAGCGGGTTTCTACTACGTCTGCTTTTCTTGTAAAGATGGATCCATCAGTGGCTTTTATTACGACCCAAACAGCAGGTAATCAATATTTTGCTGTGGTTCACTTATTGCGAATCTACTATGGATTTTTTTAATTAGGAAGTTGTCTTTTGTTCTCTTTATGTGCAGTCCATTTCAGAAGCTTGAGTTGAAGTGTACCAATGAGAAACAATCTGGGTTTACCTTTTCTTCTTATGAGCTGCAGTGACAATGTATTAATCTAGTATCTGAAGTGGCAGGGTTTACACTGGCGCCTTTCTGCACTTGCCCATATGAACATATACCGTGTGTGTAGTGAAACCCAGTCCCTAATGGTCCAGTAAAGAGATGATATGTCATGTATGTATGGCTGTACCAGTGAATGTTGTGAGATCAAACAATTATGTAACTTATCTTTTTCCAATCTCAATGTTCTAAAAGTGAGTTATCAATTTTGTCATTATGTAAAGTTGACCTGTGTAATTTGCTTTTGTGTCGACCATAATATGGTTGTATCGAAATTCAGTTTGATATGAATATGGAGGCAGTTGCTCATTTAAAGGCATGATTTGTGCCTTTTTTTTGCATAAGTTAGCTGTAGAGTTGATTATTTTTGGTTCAGTTATTGTAAATGTAGAAATGTAATCTCTGATAGAACCATAGTGCCGAGGTTTGTCTGAAGAGAATATCAATCAAGATCGCAGTCGTTTACTTGTAAACTTTCTTGTACAAAGGTGTGGAAATTTCCTTTCGGTTTCACTTGTAATACACATTACACAAGATGTTTTCACTATAATGTTAATTCTATGAACAGAGTATACTTGGGGCACGCTCTTAGTCTTTGCCTCCAAGGGTCTATATTGTAAGGTGAACAAACTCTACTAATGCCGTGTCACTCTGATTTGCTCCAATTAGTAGTTAATTATCTAATGAATAGAACTCTTCTGCATCTGCATGTCATAAGTTTCCTGTTAGCTAATATAATGTTCAAATAATAATGTTGTGCAGACAGGAGCCACCCTTGCACACCTGGTGAAGATTACCTTCGTTTGGACAAGGATGTGTAGACACTGGGACAGGAGGTGATTCTTCTCTCCCTCCATGCAGGAACCAGGAAGAGATCTCCTTTGACCTCTGCATCAAAGGCCTTTCGACATTCTCGCTCCAGGCTTCCAACAGATTTAGGACAGCCTCGGTGATGCCTTCCGCAAGCGCTTCGTCGTCTTCTCCAGGCTCCAGCTTCAGCATAAGGTATCTATTGACTGATACTATTTTCTCTACCGCGCGACTTCTGTCGATGTTGTATGCTACCATTGTATCTTGGATTCTAGAAACCATCTTTAGGCCAGCCTGGTATACTGTAGTGCATGACTTTCTGAATACTCCGGTTGTTGATTCAGGGAGTTCTTTGTCGACGATTCGGCCTTTGTTTTCGATCTCTGGCCCATATTCTAGTATCGGTGCGAACGTCACAGTCTTCTGCTTGGACGTTCTGACACGGAGCTGCTTCGATTCCATCAGCATTTCGTTGGCTTCCTTCATTTCTGACTCGAACCGGCTGCTGACCTTGAAGAATGGCTGTTCCTGGCGCGCGTTGGGGCTCGGGGCTGGCGTGTTCTGCCTTGATGGGACTTCCATGTACACCTCAGGTTCGTGTGCCGACTCAGCAACTACAGTTCAcgtgaaaataaacatttatcgggATTCAATCATCGCACTGGAACTATGCTGGAATTGATGTCTTGGCTGAATTGAAGGGGAGGTGTTAAGGCATGCGATAATTCAGACAGACATACATGAAGTTGGGTGGAGAGCTGTGCTTGGTGTCCCAAGGTGCTCATCAGCATCGTGTAGTTCCCCCCTGCTGTAGCCATCGTCCAAGCCAGGACCAATACGTGGCGTCCACATCATCATCTCCTCGTGCGCGGggagcttcttcttgtggtgcagcagatgCATCCACTTCTTAGCCTTGCTCTTCACCTTGCCCAACACCGGCTTCTTCTGGCTCCCGCCTGGGGTCCGCGGTGACCCCGTGGGGCTCACCGGTGGCGCTCGCGGCGAAGGGCTCACTTGCAGCGCCCTCAGTGAAGGGCTCACCAGAGGCGCCCGTGGCGATGGGGTCGCCAGCGGCACCAGCGGTGAAGGCCAATACCGTTGTTGCTCCTCCCACTCATCAAAGGGAATTTGGGCtgcaagcaagcaaccaaatggccACCTGGGTTAACCAACACAGGCTTTTCATCCCTCAACAGGTGAGCACCAAAATATCATTGCAGAAGTACTTTTTGGAAGAGAATGACAAGAAATTTGTATCAATGCAATGCAACTAGTCAAATCACCATGAGAAATCGGAAATGTATGTGTGGGGAAGATGGAATTCCGAAGAAAGATCACCTCTGAAACCAAAGAAAAATCTCGTACCTTGTTGGACGATGACAGGGTCGCTTCGCTTGGTGCTGATCCCACGCTTCAGTTTTCTGAGTTCGTTCATGTTTCTGCAGGAAACAAAAAAGCTGAACGCCGGCAGGAGCTGGAGCCTGCTTTACCACGGGATGTTGCGCAGGTAGGAAAAAAAAGGCAGGAAGGTTGGTTCTGCTCGACCTATATCCTAAAGTTGGTAAAGCTGAGAGTTGCCAATTTTGTTTCGGGGTTATAGCGGCAACAGGGGTGGATTCTGGGAGGGGAGCGGTTGGGTCTCGCCGTGCTATTTTTGGGGCGGTGTTTGGTGGTCAAGAGGCCTTTTGTGAAGAAGAGACCTCCAAAACTGTTTGCATGTGTTTCATAAGATCATTGCACTCCTTGCTCCTGGTGGCTGCATTTAATAATGTCCGTTCTCGGTTAAGAGTTGCATCCTATGTACAATTAGAAAATCTCATTTGCAATCCATGTGTAACTGAAAAAATATCAGTTCTGACCTATATGAAATGAAAAAATATATGTTGCGTCCCACATGCAACCGGGAAAATCTTAGTTGGGTCGCAgctaaaaaaatctcagttgtaaACCACATCAAACCACATGTAACTAGGAAAACTTCAGTTGCGACCCGCATGTAATCGGGGAAAAACTCAGTTGTAACCCGTATGGCCGTATGCAACCGTGAAAGTCTTAATTGCGACCAACATGCAACCGGAAAAATCTTAGTTGCGACCCAGATGCAACCAAAAAAATCTTAGTTGCGACCAATATGCAACTTGAAAAATCTTAGTTGCGATCCACATGCAACCGAAAAATTCTAAGTTCCGACCTACATGCAACTGTTAAAAAAATCTCTGTTTCAGCTTACATGCAACTTGAAAAATTCTCAGTTGCACAAATTAGAAAATAACCCAATGGACCAGGACATTTTTCTATGtcgctatttttttttttggtgcAAAGAACAAGCAGTGcacacaaaaacaacaaaaaaaaccaaAAGAAAATGTTAAACGCCATGCTACAAGGCACGCAGCCACGACAAAGTAGCGCACGAGCGTGAAGAGCCCATGAAGAAAATGATACCCGAGGCAAAAAAAAGCAACAGTGTACAAATCTTGATACCCTTATGCAATACACTAGGTGACTGAGATTTAATATATCTCAGGCGCCTGGTTTTTAGCAATTCcgtatattatatgcatttagAGGACCCGTTTGTATATTACATGCAGATTTAGAGGGTTTAGATGgagtatattatatgcatttcaTATTATGGATGTTGTTATTTTTTTGGTTTACAAATTTTAGTTTTGATAAAAAACAATACGCAACCTACTTTAGAAGGAGGAATTATTTATGAGGACCCGTCTGTATCTCAATCGATAAAGAGTTTTATTGACTCTGTTCTAAATGAAAAAGATCTACAGCAAGAAAATCGAGTAAAATACACAGGAAGTACTCAAACTTGTTAGTGGGGTTCGACTAAGTCACCGTACTCTAAGAATACATGTTTACGGTCAGTAAAGACGGTCAATGCGCACAGAGACGGTCACTGGTGGAAGCAGCTGATGGTATTTGCTGACGTGGCACGCTCTTGACCCACATGTCAATGGTTCCACCAGTGTATTTTTTTATAAAACCACCTGACCTCTGGCATGCATCCACTCAGGTGATTTGTTTTTGCAAAACTGGCAGATGGTGGTGTGTCCCACTTCCTCTATCTCAAACCCCGTCCAATGGTCAAAAATGTCAACCACGAGGCTCCCGTCTCTGCAGCCGGTCAGGCTCGCCGGTGCCTCCCCATCTCCGCTGCCGGTCAGGCTCTCCACGCCGCCTCCAAATGCCCTGTGGCCGCACGCGAATGGCAGCGCTCCGGCCACCGCATCCACCCTCTGCCTCCCGGCCAAGCAGGACGCCACACGACGGCGACGCTCGGAACTGCCAGGAGGTCTCTCCGCCAACTGTCCAGGGGTCACGCCGCGCTCGGTGGACGCGGCACTGGGCGCCAGGGAGGCTGGGGTGCCAGGCGCGTCACTTTGTCCTCGGTCGAACGGCCATGGCGGGCATGTCGGGTGGATTTCGTCGCCGTCACTTGCAGCGCAGAGGAGCTGTCCGAGGACGGAACCAACACCGGGAACCTGCGCCGCGTCCGGGGCTGGGGTCCAGGACGCCAGGGGAGCTGGGTGGTGCGTTGTCCCGGCGGACAAATCGCACAGTCCCGACGCCATGGACGGCCCGGGGGAGCTGCCTATCGCGTCTAAGGCAGCCGCACCATTCTGTCGCTGCCCGAGCGAGGAGACGGCTACGCGCATGCTCTTCCGCTCCGAAGCCGACGTTGGCCATATCGGTGGAGGCGAGGACGGTGAGGTCCATCTCCTGCACGCGGCCACGCCGACCACTTCCTGAGAGCGAGAAGGAGAAAGCCGCAAGTAGGGGAATGGCCGTTTTGCGGAAAGAACCTTCTATGTTTGCTTTTTCCGTGTTATAGTGTCAATGTCGAGACATGTGGGTTCCACGCTTGCCATGTCAGCAAATACTGCCGGCTCCTGGCACCAGTGACCGTCTTTGCGCACACTCATCGTCTTTAGTGACCGTAAACACGTATTCTTTGAGTACGGTGATGGAACTGAACCCCACCGACAAGTTTAATGACTAGCCATGTATTTTACTCCAAGAAAATCTTAGCGAACCAGACTTGCAAagattaatactccctccgttcctttctaataATACGATTATGATACCAAATATGGTGCCTCAGTTTAACTCTTCCAAAAATCCATCCAGCTACGGCATCTGCATGACGGCGATCTCAACGATCTCCGCTGCAGCAGACGGACATTCTCTCTTCAGCCGCTGAAAACCGTCAGTGGCGACGAACGATCTCAGTGTACCAGCACAAGACAAGAACTCCATGCACGCCTCCTTCAGCACGGGGCACGCATGCCGCTCAGCGAGCGCGAGCATGGCGCCGACGGAGCCCGAGTCGACGCGCGCGCGCagcgtctccccggacgcgagcttgAGCTTCTCCAGCCCGTACGtgtccgccgccgccagcagccgctccgccatggtcgcctccaccGCGACCTGCTCGTAGCAATCGGATCGCAGTGCTTCCCTGTACATGAACTGGCGCATGGCCTGGAACACCTCCGCGTCCACGTCGTCGATGTGGAGTTCGCCGGAGGTGGCGTCCTGGAGTTCCGCCTTGAAGACGGGGgacatcgcctccagcacccagcGGCGCGCGGTGAACGACTCCCCGCCAGCGTGGACGGTCACATTGTTTAAATTCTTGCTCCGGATGGCCTCTGCGAAAAGCCCGCGCGCGTCAAAGCGAGGCGGCTTCGGCGGCGCCGCCTCGGCTGCGACGGCGACCTCGTTGGCGGGCATAACCTGATCGACAGTGACGTCGCACAGGACGGTGAGGCAGTCGTCCACGAGGTGCTCCCCCTCGCGCAGCTCCTCGTTCCACCCGAAGTCCTTCCAGCCGGCCTCCTGGCCCAAGTAGCGGAAGCGCACATCACCCTGGGAGGCGCGGGCGCACGAGGTCGGCTTCCCGGCGGCGCCGAGCACGGTGATCCCGAACCTCGCCGTGGCGTCGCAGCCGGGGCTGCTGAGGAAGAGGGACGTGTAGCCGCGGTGCTCCTCGTCCCGGCCGTTCGGGTAGCACTCGATCCGCCAGTCGTGGCCGCCGACGCCGAACGCGGTCGAGGTGACCGCCGTGCCTGtggggaccgtcctcctcatcagCTGCGTGTAGCCGTGGATCCGGAGCACGTGGGAGCCGGTGACGACCTTCctcgcggcggcgacggtggacgcGGTGAGGTGCTGCCGGCCGGCGCCGCGCAGGGCGGACATCAGCGCCGACATTGGCATGATCGGCGGCATGATATGATGGAGCCGAAGTGTGTTTGTTCAGGGAGATGATCTAGAGTCGGTGCTATATATGTATGTATGGAAATGTATGGCCGAAGGTGCATATAAATGGAAAACCATAGAATGCCGAATCATGATGCATCTTAGCTCTAAACAAGGACGGCTTGGGCTACAATCCATACAACGATAGTGCAAAATCCTAGAGTATTTAAGTGCCAGAGCGCTTAAGGAAATTTACTTCCAAGATGCTATTTTTTGGATGATAAATTGGGGAGATCACCATCTCTAGTATGAAGAGCAATAGATGAAGGTGTCGGTGTCCTGAaagaacactagtaggaaaacactatagaaaggaacggagggagtatttaataatattacaaaacacacaaaatcACACATTATACCTAATACTTTAATTTATCTCGATATCATAAATTAATCCGTGGGGGCACAAATTTTTTTTCCGAGGTTTAAGAGAATCTTGCTTAATCTGAAATAGCATTCCAAATAATGTTAGATTTAAACTTGGCATTGCATGCATGTCTTTATCAATTATTGATGTGTTAGAAATGTATAGAAAATAATGCTACATTTCATACTTAGCCATATTGTAATCATggataaatataaaaataaattgcTTAAGTCTATCTTTTGATAAAGTAATTAGAAATAAATATAAAAGTCTAGTATACATTACTCGACTTGGACCATGGCTGCGAGAGATGAAGTTAAAATCATATCACACCTTTTAAACATAAGACTTGAGGCACTTGAAGAAAATGGCCTCTACCAGGTCGTGCAGTTCTTTCCTCGAGAGCGAGAACGGGATAAGGGTCTGCTCCCATCTTGTTAGGTACATAGTTGTTTACAAAGCTTTAGAGTATACATACGAGAAATGCCGGTTTGTTTCTTGGGTATGCGCACAGACCAGTTCGCAGCCAAGGTGGCGCCTCCGCTTCCGCCTCAGTTTGACGCGCACGGGCTTTTCGCGGAGGCCATCCGGAGCAAGAATTTAAGCAACGTGGTCGTCCACGCCGGCGGGGAGTTGTTCTCCGCGCGCCGGTGGGTGCTGGAGGCGCTGTGCCCCGTCTTCAAGGTGGAACTCCAGAAGGCCACATCCAGCAAACTCCACGTCGATGTGGACGCGAAGGTCTTCGAGGCCGGCCATGCGCCAGTTCATGTACAAGGAAGCGCTGCGATTCGATTTCTACGAGCAGGTAGAGGTGGAGGCGACGAGGGCAGAGCGGCTGCTCGTGGCGGTGGACAGTACAGGCTGGAGAAGCTGAAGCTCGCGTGCAGGGAGACAATGCGCGCGTGCGTggacttgggctcggtcggcgcCATGCTCGCGCTGGCGGAGCGGCATGGGTGCGCCATACTGAAGGGGGCATGCATGTAGTTTTTGTTTTGTGCTGGTAATCTGAGATCGTTCGTGACCACTCATGGTTTTCAGTTACTGAAGAGAGAATGCCCGTCTGGTGCAGCGGAGATCGTTGAGATCATCATCAAGCAGATGCCGTAGTTGGATGTACTGGAAGCTAAACTAAGCCACCATATGTGCTCCTTCCATAACGGCTTAGAGGGCGATTACACATTTCGAGAAAAAAGTTTAACTGcaaatttgatcaacaaaatataagatctataccacaaaaattataccattggattcatatttaaTAAAtatcaatggtataatttttttggcatatatcttatatcttattgatcaaattagtagtcaaagttttttctcgatatacgttttttttttgaaaatggtgATTGTATTAAACTCAGCTCAAGATTCGATTACAGGAAGTTGCGACCCTCTCCAACACACAGGAAGGAGTCGAGCCATACAAAACACCACCAGTACCAGTAGTATAGCTATGCCTAGCAAGTTCATGTGCCACAATATTATCTTGTCTATGTATTTTCTGAACTTTGAACTCTCGAAATTGCTGAAGACTCTCCCTGATGTCCATCACTATTCCCGCTGTTCTTGATCTATCCCTTTCCTGGCTTGATAGCTTTTTTATCAGAGATGCACAGTCACTTTGGACTACTAAACTTGAATGAACTGAGGTTAGTGCAAGCTTGGTGCCCTGCAAAAAGGCAATAGATTCAGCAGCTTCAGCATTCTCGCAGAAGGGGATGATGTCCCAGGATGAGACAATAGTATCTCCTTTTTCATCTCTGATTATAGCTCCCCAGGAGCCAGTATTTTTATTTGCAAGGAAACTAGCATCAACACATAAAGAGTGCCATCCAGCATCAGGCGGTTTCCAGTTGCAAGATTGTGTGTTAGAGTTAGATGGTGCATCCCGTATGTGAAGTTCAGAAATAGGCTTCTTCCCCTTGCAATCCTGGTATGCTGTTCCCTCCCTGATAGTAGATAAGGTCTGAGCATAATTTGATAAGAAAATAGCAGAGGCATTTATTCCTGCCTTCCCTTGGCCGAAAATGATGTCATTCCGGAGGTGCCATGCTCTCCACCACAACAGCATAATTTTGCTCTTTGTGTCTTCCTTTACTGAGCAAAGAATACCGATAGTCCAGTCGACTCCAGACTTTTGAAGGTCTCTGTCCGGAGGCAAATCCCAGTCGTCCCGCAGTCTGCACCGTAGAGCTCTGGCTTTAGTACATTGCATGGTAGCGTGATAACCATCTTCTGCTTCTGTACCACAAATTGTGCAGGTCGGGTCCGTGATCATCTTTCTAGAGTATCTGTTGGTTTGCACGGCCAGAGCATCCGTTGCAAGGCGCCAGGTGAAGATTTTAACTTTCTGTGGCACCTTCGCTTTCCAGATCACATCCCAAATAGGTCTATCCCCCTCAGGCCTGTTGCTGCTCTGCCCTGTGGTAATATCTCCATCATTTATCAAAGCAAGTTGTAAGCACTTCTCAAATATAAGTAATTGTTCATAAACCGGTACGGAAAGAGTATCACAATGGTATTATTGGGTCTTTTTGATGTTCCATATTTTGGAAATTTTGGTCGTCATTTTTACCATCATACtaagtttttcattttattttaagAGCACAAGCCTTATCTTCGTAGAAGAAGgaaaacatattacaagaataagCAAGCCGATGCTAACATCACTGATTGGAACTCAATTCCTCCCATACACACACTCACTCCAACGTACTAAAGCCTACACTCACGCTAAATCCTGACTCCCTCCTCTCTTAGCGATCTCCCATAGATGAAACTCTTCTCTGATTGACCCAATGATCTAAATTGGGTTCATATGTGTCCGAACATCGCCAAACACCCTGGCATTCCTCTGCTTCCAGAGCAACCATGCCGTCAGGATAATCAGAGAATCAAAGCGCATCCTATACAACTTCCTCGCTCTCTTCTGGGCTTTAGTCACACCAACTCTTCAGATTAGAGTTATGTTGCAGCTTAGGTATGTTCATGCTAGGACTACTTAGGACTATGAACCAAACCTGCCTAGCATAAGTACACTGCCTCGCTCTCCGATCCGATGTCCACGGCCTGTATTTCATCGATAACCAAGAGAAAATCTTGCATTTCAAAGGTGCAACACCTTCCATGTACGTAGATATGCTCATGATCCATCTCATGTTGCCATGGCAAAGCATGGCATAGGTACTTTTAGCTGAATAAACGCCAGACTCATAACCCTTCCTAGAACCCTTCCTGGAGATGCAGTCCCACAGAGTCGCATCTCTTCCTACCCTATCAACCTCCTCCCACATCCGGATGCAGTGAACATAGTTGCCGACAGTTAGCTCCATTGAGATGTCACTGATCCACGCATTATCTGTCAGTGCATCCGCATCCAAACGGGCATTCTTGCGCCATGTCGGATCAAGGGAAGTCACTGCCGGTGCAACCTCCTCTGCCATTGATCCAATGATTGCTCCAGAAGAAAATCCTCCTACCATCTCCAATAGTGAAAAGAACCAAGCTCTGAAACAGCTCGGACGCCTCAATGTCATGCAGACCTGGCAAACCCTGCCACGGTCTGGAGGGGTCAATACGCCGCAGCCAACACAACCGGTCAGGAAGGGACAAGCCCTGCAGCCGGAGATCCACAATCGAACTAAGGgcatcgtccgtttgcgtcttcaCGGACAAAAAACGCGCTCCAACGGCTAGACGCAAAACGTCTGCATCGTGGACCAAATATGCACCAGGAATGCGTTTGTGCGCGGACGTTTGCCTGTTTGAGCTGCATGGCAtgctctctctcctcctttaatgCAGGGAGGACCCATG contains:
- the LOC124666670 gene encoding glucose-induced degradation protein 4 homolog encodes the protein MPVRVVDTATPSSQPSSGQDTNAAQPSAPSCSLLTAGRCFAGTQNVSSLQKDEAWKVNVRIHGCDLEQGYLCGTMEALNVPLADTPVVTFWEGEIVDAKNYTFFTGKWEASAEDDVRHWSKFESFTPLLSQIETDGGKSMDLSNYPHIFMRWKEQYFVNVGVDCGLTIAGFYYVCFSCKDGSISGFYYDPNSSPFQKLELKCTNEKQSGFTFSSYELQ
- the LOC124664372 gene encoding uncharacterized protein LOC124664372, yielding MNELRKLKRGISTKRSDPVIVQQAQIPFDEWEEQQRYWPSPPSPRAPPVSPTGSPRTPGGSQKKPVLGKVKSKAKKWMHLLHHKKKLPAHEEMMMWTPRIGPGLDDGYSRGELHDADEHLGTPSTALHPTSFAESAHEPEVYMEVPSRQNTPAPSPNARQEQPFFKVSSRFESEMKEANEMLMESKQLRVRTSKQKTVTFAPILEYGPEIENKGRIVDKELPESTTGVFRKSCTTVYQAGLKMVSRIQDTMVAYNIDRSRAVEKIVSVNRYLMLKLEPGEDDEALAEGITEAVLNLLEAWSENVERPLMQRSKEISSWFLHGGREESPPVPVSTHPCPNEGNLHQVCKGGSCLHNIII